The DNA window TAGACAGAGATCGTCCTCTTGGGGAtagagtactactagtactactatataAGAGGGGGGAGTTGAGTTGGATCATGTACACATAATTAAGCTAGCAGATCGAGCTGGATTAGCTAGATCGACCGTATACtaatagatcgatcgatcgagagatggCGAACTGCTTCGGCGATGTGGTGGACAACTACAAGCTGGACGAGATGGAGAGGTACGTGGGGAAGGCCAAGAGGCAGGAGGACCGTGCACGGGAGGCCATGAACCTGGTGAACGAGGACGGCAAGGACAAGAAGGCGGCCAGCTACGTGCAGGGCGTCAAGGACTGGTACGGCAACGGCGAGTCGACGCTGTGCCTCGTCTACAACGCCACCGGCGCCACCCTCCGCCACGTCGCCGACCACGACTGGTGGGGCTTCATCGGCCGCACCCCGTACCCCACCGAGATCGGCAACGGCCAGTGGGCGGCGTTCCACCACGTCCACAAGTCCGGCGACTCCTCGGGCtccgaggccgccgtcgtgtaCCGTGGCACCAACGCCGACGGCGTCGAGCGCGACCTGCTCGTCGCCTGGAGCACGCCATGGAGCTCTTTCTACCGGAACAAGGTATATTCATATCAAATTATTCTTCGGCGCCATTGCTAATTAAAATTGTGTCGCCATTTCGCAGTCGATTTTTCCTCGCTATTTTCCAATTATCTCCAAGATTCATGCTAGTATTCTTCGTGTTCATCTACATCGTATCagatgtagaggccggatttAATATCCATTATCTGGTTTCGGCTGTCGCGGTAGAAAACGagaatattaataaatatataaacgtATATATGTTTCTCTTTGTTAATGGCAGGCCTACTGCGCTGTTGGAGGTGTGGACAGCTTCCTAGGTGACTGGGAGAAGTTGTACGACAAGGTGAATAACGCAGCTTACACATGCAATGCCGACTCGGACGGGTTCAAGATAGATGCCAGTACTGCTACCGGTGACAGCCCCGTCTTCACGGCGACCATCAAAATCCATTTCAgtcaatgaaaagaaaaacaagatcgACCACATACTTGCATGGCATTCGCTCCTGTTGCACGGGGCAGGCCCGCTACATTCTATTGCTGTATCAGCCAGTCAATGGATGTAATGTTCTTCTCTTTCGCCAAATAATGTAGCTGTTACTATCGATCGTGTGAATCGATCATGTACACCAGCTCTCGTTttattacatattataataaatgcGTTCAGCCATGTAATTTGCAGCATTAAAGCAAAAATATCAGTATTTACATCCTTATCTTTACTACTTaaagaacctttttttttaaaaaaaaggtttaaagCAAGGTGATCCTTTATCTTCAAtttcttctttctataaagctaatgctcactaaacacctaaagcacaacatgcaagcatagtatttattagcactcctaaaaccTACATACAAGCATGCCACATTAACCCATTAAGCAcataagcttaacatgcaagcatatagtaattatgtctacaatttatttcattctaaaactaaacagacatatgctaaatcatcattctcaaatcattttcataatatttcaatccaaatcattttatcatttctccaatatctaacatatatcccgtAGAAAAGCATGGGGCATCATCTAGTTTCTAATATTATCATAGACATGTTAGCTATCCTAATCAAGCGTTCAAAGGAGGATGAACAAATTGCTGGAGTAGTGCCACATTTGATTGATGATGGTTTATCTATTCTGCAACATCTAGATGATACATTGTTTTTTATGGATCATGACTTTGAGAAAACTAAGAATATGAACCTAATACTTTGTGTTTTTGAAGAGCTCTCTTTTCAGAAAAATGAAATATTCTGCTAAGGACAAGCTTAAGATAGTGAAGAACAATATTCTATTTTGTTTGGGTATTGTTAGGGATATATCTTTTCTGGTTAATTATCTTGGTTTTCCAATACATTTAGGAAGCTGACTAACAAGAATTGGAAATTGTTACGGGAAAGAATTGAGAAAAGCCTAAGTAGCTGGAAAGGTAAACATATGTATGTGGGTAGAAGATTGGTTTATTTAACTTTGTATTAATAAGTCTAATtatgtttatgattttttttgtttgatattCTTAGAGGAGTGCTTCAAAAGATTCATTATTATAGatcaattttcttttggcaaCGGAtaaacttaagaaaaaaaatatagacttACAAGATGAGATGTCATCTGTCAACCAAAAGAATAGGGTGGACTTGGGTTTTATAACATAGATATTCAAAACCAATGCCTTCTAAGTAAATGGTTATTTAAGTTAAAATACGAAGATGGAGTGTGACGAGAAATGCCTAGGAGGAAGTACCTTAATAATAAGTCAATAAGTCAAGTAGTGAAGAAAACGAGTGACCCACATTTCTATTCGATCAATGCACTCAACATTAATTTTTAATGGGCATGAGAGAAATAAATTGTTGTGAAAATTAAGATGCCTATCAAATAAAGATTTATTTGGTATTTACTTAAAGGGGTAGTGTTAGCCAAAGATAATTTAGCAAAAAGGAATTGGAATGGTGGTACAAAGTGATGCATTTGTTTGCATGAAGAGACTATCCAATATCTATTCTTTGAATGCCATGCTGCTAAATTTCTCTGGAGAACTGTTTTTATTTCCTTTGGGTTGCAAACACCACATAATTTTCCTCAAATGTTTGGAAATTGGCTGGTAACCATGAATTCTAAGGCCaagaaatatattttgtacGAGCATCTGCTTTATATTGGGCTGCATGGCTAAGTaaaatgatatgttttttttgttaagaCTCCAACTAAATGTTTTATGCAGATATTATTCAGAGCAATTTTTTGGCTTCGGATCTAGGGCCAGCTTCAAATGTGTGAAGAGGAAATAAAAGTCATATGTGCTACATGCCATAATTTAGATTCAGTAGTTATGCAAGTTTTCGATAACTTTGGATGGAGAATTAGCAATAGACTTAAACTTTGAATAAGTTTTTATTTTCGCTTGGTTGGTGTAGTTTTATCAGCTTTTTATTTATCTTTGTTTATTTATAGTGTATTTGAGTTTCGTGCTAACTTTGTAATAAGTGGCTATAGCTTCAATTGAAGCAAAGGCTAGGTTTATTATccattaccaaaaaaaaaacttgactcctaaacatgcggggcccaccagCAGAGTCGTCGCCCCTCTCCACTTCCCCTTGACTGCTAAATCTCCACCAATACAAACCACTGCACCATCTCGAGCATGGCTTCCTCACATGGCAAGCAGGCATGCCTGCAGGCTACCCTGAACAGCACATATTATCTCAACTAATGGTCTAGAACAATATGTTAAATATCTAATGGTTCAAGAACAATAGATGCCACGAATTGAACTTAAGACCTCTCACTTTCAAGTGAGAGACCATTTATCATACAACCTTTTATGCATGTCTAAATGACTTGGCCGGGCTTTCTATTTGAATATTTAATCTCCACTTTCGTTCTCAGAAGTTACCATTTTTCATAATCTTCTACATTACATTTTTACATGTCTCGTTGTATAAGACCATTGAAATTATTTTGCCCAATAATAGTAATAAATGTTTCAGTTCCAGAAGCAATTGAGGATTTAAATAACAATCTACAAGTCCCTTTTAGATGGAGATAACAATTCCAGTGGCATGGAGCACATCTCTGCATCATGCGAAACAACGAGATTTTCATGAACATCAACCCTCGCTTTTCAAGTTGACGAGATCGTTTTAGATTTGAGTTTGCCATGGTTATTCATAGGGCATAACGAAAGTTACTTTTCTCACATTACACAATGGTTTGAAAACATGTAATAATATATCATTACACATTGTAAGTgtatatattttagtaatatatTCACTATAAGAGCATTTCCTACTGCATGTAAGTTTAGCCTCATCTccacatatattttatataagtGTCTATACAAATCATATCCGGCCTCTATGAATTTTTTGACTATGATAATAGAATATATAAAAACCTTACATTTTGTACATATGGATCTCATCAATATTCTTCTTCGTATTAGTAGCTGGTACTTCatcagtcaaaaaaaaaccaatcttgtattaagatgtgacatatcctactacagtaaatctggacatactctatatttagatttgttgtactaggatatgtcatacCCTAGTACGAGATTGgcttttttggatggagggagtacagtagAGTAGTGGACAGTACATTATATATTCATTGATGTGAgatatgtttatttatttacaGCAGGATGACAGGGAAAAGGGCCAGCGCTGCGACGTTGCCTCTCCATCAAGACTACTAATTAAAGCTTAATTTCTAGAGATTTGTATATACATAATGGCAGTGAGAAAAATAATCAACAAAATAACGGGTGAAATCCAATATgtcctatatatttataaagcTCATTCTCTAAGTGTaattaatgctatttctctttTATTTCATTAAGCCACGTCAACTTAATTAGTTTTAGcccttaaatgattaatctatggtacAAATTAATTACCTCGTCTTCTCTTATGGAGTCATACCACCTTATTTTTACCTTTGGATAATTATCTATATTATCtcgtttcttttccttctctcacTGAGCACAATCACCTTAGTTTGCTTTTGAATGAGCATTGTATGTACAATTTAAATTGTTATAAACAAAATCATCCAAATTTGTTTATACCTTTTTTTCCTCAATGGTCGATTAAAGATGAGAGTTATATAAAGTATATAAAGTTATGTAGTTAAAAAGCTATTTTACATGTGTTATTTCTATTATTGTCATATAAAATTCTTGTAGCAATGTGTGGGGTTTCATCTAGTATATAATATTGGTAAAGCCTTTAAGTGTTGTTACTTGCTGTAATGTAGGTAAGTGGTAAAAACTTCTGGCTCAGTACGATCACTGTATGTCTATCCTCTCTAACATATCACTGCAACAAATATGACATTATATTGATTAATTTCCTTGTGATGACGATGCAAAACGTCATTGgtccataaattttttttagaaaagctTCATAAAGATTAGTTGGTCGATTTTAGTGACGAATCGAAAGAAGGGAAAAGTTGcaaacacatatataattaatgtctTGCAAAATTAAGCTGTCTAACAACTAATACTCtcataaattttaatttatagaGTTCACCACCGTAAGGCATAACTCGAGCCCTGAAACCTGCCCatcaatgatatataattcAAAGTACATTTTACACCCATCAACTATGCGTGCAAGGTACCGTTAATCAAGTGCCTATCCTACAAAGAAAAGACCATCATAGAGCGTACAACTATGACAATTGCTAATTAGGATTGTATTTTCTATACGTGCAAGAGAAGAATGAGATTGAGGGAGCATTTGGGGGATTTGGGTGTCATTGAAGCTAAAGGGGGAACATGTGACGCGCTGTGATGCGGAGGGGTTGAGCGCAAGAGTGTTGCAT is part of the Oryza glaberrima chromosome 4, OglaRS2, whole genome shotgun sequence genome and encodes:
- the LOC127772117 gene encoding 23 kDa jasmonate-induced protein-like; translated protein: MANCFGDVVDNYKLDEMERYVGKAKRQEDRAREAMNLVNEDGKDKKAASYVQGVKDWYGNGESTLCLVYNATGATLRHVADHDWWGFIGRTPYPTEIGNGQWAAFHHVHKSGDSSGSEAAVVYRGTNADGVERDLLVAWSTPWSSFYRNKAYCAVGGVDSFLGDWEKLYDKVNNAAYTCNADSDGFKIDASTATGDSPVFTATIKIHFSQ